GTTTAAAGCCTCTTTTGATGTGATAGCCGCTTGTAAGCCTGTGGCACCTAAAATCGCTGCTAAAACAGCCATACTTAATACTTTGTTCATTGTTTGTCCTTTGATTTTTTATTTCCAACTCTTTGTTTGGATGAGCGCATTATAAAAGACTTAAATGAAGCTAGGATGAATGGAATGAATTTATTTTAAAAAGCGTAGCACACTTGATGTGATTGCCTAAAATTAGGCCTAATAGCGAGTTTACATCTTAAATTTACTATTTAGTTTTAGTGTTTTTATTGCGTATTTGCTCCAGTCTTTGCTGCGCCCTTTCTTCTACTTTCAAGTACTCTTCGTCGTATGCGTCGTTGCCGTCGGTTAAATTTTTGGCCTTTTTATAAAATTTTTTGCATACGGATTTATACTTTTTTATCCTACTTAAGATATCTAAGAAATTTAAAAATCTTTGCCTTTTCATGCCTGAGCTTAAAGCACTTTTTATAACCGTCCTCATATGCTTTCTAGGTAACACATTTTGCTTGCAAAGCAGGACATTTATCTTAAATCTTTTTATCTGTTTTACGATGATCTTTTTGGCAAGCTTTTTATCGTTTAAATTTTCATAGACGCTTCTGGCTACATAAAAATACTCCATAGGATATTTACATACTTGCAACGCCCTTTTTAGGATAGTTTTTATTATCTTTTGCCTATTTTCGTCATTTTCAAGCTCACCAAAAGCTAGCCTTGCCAAATACAAATACTCTCTAAAATCCTCACATTTTGACAGGATATCGTTAAATTCGCTAGAAAGCAGTTGTTTTGGCTCTACAGACGATATAAAATCGCTAATCTCCATATACGGCCTAAGACCCCAGAATTTTTTCATATTTGCTCCATTTTGCATTTTTGTGGTTTTAGTAATTTGACCTTTCAAGTCACTCCCCTATCATTTTCCAAAATTTATCTTTTTTATTATTGTTTATCTTAATTATGGTATCTTTATGTTTATCGACAAACCTCTTTATACTCTTAGATAACTCGCTAGCTGATATTTCTTTTTTTAATATGGCCTTTGCAAAATCTTCTTTGACATCCAAAATCACATTTTCATTAATTTTTAGCTTTTCATATAATAAGAAATTCTTTTTGCCATAAGACACATCTTTCGGATTAATCATTGACCAAATTTCTTGCCATTTAAGCCCTTTTCTATACATATTTTTATGTGTATCTATTCCAACAAAGAGTTGATTATCTATGTTAAAAACTACAAACAGTATAAATTTCTCATCCTGTGGATTCTTGTCGTCACACCAAGCCTCGTCATATATTTCAAGCCAAGTATTGTTTTTGCGATATTTTCTATTTATATTACTAATAGCAACCAAATCATCTCTTCTAAACTTTTTAAATTCGCTTGATAGATAATTCATAAAGCCATCTATAATCCTATTTGTAGTAGCTTCTATCGTACTTATAAGTTCTTTTATTACAGAATCATCCAAGTTGTTATGGTTTTTGTAAATTTCTACGGCTTTATTATAGTGTTTTTCTATATATCTGTAACTTGCTTCATCTTTTACGTATGTATGCTTGCCATAAATCGAATTTATAACATCGATATACCTCTCTATAGAAAACTTAAGGCTAGCTGTGATTTTTGATTTAAGACAATTTCTAAGCCAATTTATTATCTCTTTTGAATAATAAATATATTTTATAGCATTATTTTTATAATCACCCTTGCTATTATCTGATACGCTCTCTCTATCTAAAGAAAGATACACAAAAATGATATCTTTAAGTTCATATTTACATTCATTACAAACATAACCTATGTACCCTTCCATTTGCTTATTTTGATCTCTTGCATAAATTTTATTTTCAACAATTATGCATTTTTTACCATTTTTTATACAAAGGTCCATATACCCATATTCTTGATTCCCTTCCTCTTTATTCACTTCAACACTGCTAATATCAAAATCATCAATGTTGCAAGCTTCTAAAAATTTACGTAAAAACTCATTGCCCAAATAGTGGTAACCGTTCGGATCCAATAATGAATGAATAAACCTTGTATGTTTAACTTCATCACTATTTTTATGAAGCGCCAAAAAGATATTGTAGTCTGATCTATCAGATTCATTTCTACGGCTATTTTCTATCTCTTTTTGTACATACTTATCCATGCCATTAAAAAAATTATTCACTTTATCTCTATCACAAAAATCATTCATCATATCTCCCTAAATTTAATTTACAGCACGTCAATTATACCCTTTTTGACTATCTCGATCGCCCATCCTTTATCTTTAAAAATCTCCAAAACGTCGGTAGCTGCGTGTAAAATTTCCGTTCTGGTTTTGGCTATTTCTACGGCTTTTACGGCGCACTCTTTTGCTAAATTTGGATCGACGTCTTTTAAGTAGCCGGCAACCTCCATATGTATAGAATCAGACAAGTTAAGTAGCTTTTTGCAAGCCGCGGCTAAAAGCGCCTTATCGCCAAGCTTTTTTATAATATCAAGCACGAAAAACGTTTCATCTGGATCAGGCAAGAGTTCTACGGCTTTAGCCAAAAGCTCTCTTGCGTAAATCTTATCTTTAAAATCATCCATAACATCGCATGCTATATAAGCATAATCGGCAGCGGTTTTGGCGTAAATTTCGCCATCTTTGAAAAGCTCTAAAATCCATCTTTTCTTGCCGAATTCTTCCGCCATATCATCTAAAACATCGTAGAATTTATAAAAGTCGCTCGTATTTCTTAACTCGCTTAGATATTCGTTTTTGCTTTTATGAGCTTTTGAAGCTACAACCTCTTTTTGCTCTTTTTGTTTTGGTTTTATTCCAAGTGCTTTTAGCTCGCTTTTGTCTTTTATGAAGGCGTGGGCATAACTTAGATGATAGTCGCATTTGTCCTTCTCTATACACTTTTTATAAAATTTATACGCAAACTCGTCATGGCCGCCTATTTGCTTTAACTCCAGCGCCATAGTGAGATAAAAATTCGCATTAAAATCGGTCGTATCTAGGGCGGTTTGCAAGAAATTTTCAGCCTTACGTCCGTTTAGAGCTTTTATCTCTATAAAATTTAGCATATTTACGTAGCAAAGACCGTCTTTTATGCTATTTTCTGCCATGGCTAAAAGCTCCTCACACCACTTTTTGACCCTTAGGGTTTTATGTATAGCTATCGCCAAAAACGAGTAGTCCATGCTGCTTTTGCAAAGGCTTTGCGCGATTTTATAAATTTTTATCGCCAGCCCCCTATTTTTGCTTTTAAAAAATACTGCGCGAGCTAAATCATCGTACTCGAAAAGATGATGATTTACTCTCAAGCAAAGCTTTGTGTGGTTTTGTAAAAGGTGGTCAAGTTCGTCCTGGCTTAAGTTTTTAGCCAAATTTACCAACAACGCACTGTCATCTATAATATAATCCGCATAATAAATCCTGCAATATCTGCAACACTTGTGAATCCGCTCGTAGTATCCTGATAAATTCATACTATATCCTTAAATTTTTGTGAAAAACCAAATTTGCTTTTAAAAAAACGTATATAATGCTCCTGCCTCAAATCACAATCCGTTTCGCCGTTTAAACCGTCGGCATGAGCCTTGGCTTTTAAGTAAAGCCGTGAGAAATCATAGCCCATAATCTTTTTTACAAGATTTAAATGACGCAGTATCCTTGCACAGTCGCTTGCAGCAGTAGCCCGGGACAAGGCATGAGAAAATAGCGTTTCATATAAAAGCCTTGAGCCTTTGCCGCCCCTATCTCTAAACTCGATAATCGCCGATATACACCACGAAAGGCTTTTATCAAAAAGCGCTACGTCAAAGAGCGTTTGCGCTAAATTTCTATCGCCACAAGCATCTATGTAAGCTAAATTTATCTCATCGCTGGAGTATAAAGTAAAAACCTGATCTACGTATTTTAGATAAAGATTTAAAATTTCATCGCTTACGCCTACTAGCCTAGCCGTATATAAACAAATTTTACGCCTATTTGCATAAACCCCGTAGTTTAAGATAGCTCTTTGACTTTGCGAGATAGCCGCCCAATTCTTTAGCCTTTCTTTATTTTGCTTTATCTCCGCTTCATTTAACTCGCTGGCTTTTTTAATCACTTGACAAACAAAATCCGTATCGTTAAAATCTGCGCTAAATTCATCATAAATAACTAAGCATTCACTACTGCTTTGCGCATACTCAAGCCAAATTTTATATAAATTTAACGTATCTGATAAGCCAAAAAACTTCCTAGCTCGTTTTAAGACCTTATGTTTATTTTTCACAGTTTTTATCGTATTTTCATAATCTTGTATGTTTTTCATAAATTTATCCACACTGATGTTTCAAAAATCTCTTTTTGTATAAAATTTCCATTAGTATCAAGAGTATAGGTTTTGTCTAGAAGACATAGTTTAAAGCCAGTTATCTCGCCAAAAACAGGTAGCGATTTCGTCTTTTGGTAATAGTCTTTAACGATTTTAGAGATTATATTTAGCTGCTCGTCTAATGTTTTAAAACATAGCTCATCTAAAAACGGCATTAGGCTAATATACCTTAGGTGCTGCGCCATAGCAAGGGCAAATATAGGCTCGCCTCTACGCTTAAAATTTGTATCTATGTAGATATATGAGCCTCTAAATTTCGCTCGCTCGTCGTAACGGATTTTTGCAGCATTAAGCTCATCTTCGATATTAAGCCCAAAGTACTCGCTAAGAGCCAAAATAAGCGTTTTTGAGCTATGCGACCAGTCAAAATGCCCCTTTGATATGAACTCATCTAAGCTATTTGCTCTTTGCAAATTCGCAAGAGCACTACTGAAGTTTTTCTCTCTTGCGTAGCCTAGTGTCTTTGAAAGCGCTTTTTTATCGCTATTTAGCGTTAGTTCTTTTATTTGTTCGTAGATCATTGATTATCCTTTTTTGATTTTCGCGCCGATACATTTTTTGCACGTTTTTAAATGCCTGTAGCCAAAAGCCACGCCTTGATTTTTTCGCTTAAAAGCTTATGCGTCTTTACGTCAAAAACTATTTTTGATTTTTTACTACAAATTTGTTCCACCTCCTTTACTATTTTTAATACTACTTCTAGCGGCATTTCGGGATTTGCCGTAAAATTTAAAGCTACGAATTTCGCTCTTTTTATCGGTAACTCCGCAATCTTTTGTAAAATTTCCTCTTTCGTAAAAGTACCGCTAAAGCCGATTAGCTCGCCTTTTGCATTTAAAACATTTTTTAAGTCTTTTAGGTCCATAACCGCCTTTCTTGATACCCTATACAAACAAGCTTCAAAAAATTTTAGGAAAAATGGCAAAAACCATCAAATTTCTTAAAATAGTGTTACGATTTTACTCATTTAGTATTAATTTGCCGGGTAGTTCCGGCAAAAACTCATTCAAAATTATCCTTTAAACCCCGCTATGCGGCCGTTATTTTCGATATTCTTATGTTTTATTTCCTCGTTTAGCCTATCTATAAATTCTCCTGCGCTTAAAATAGGACTAAATTTAGCCGATCTTGCTACCGTGGCGAAGTCCCCTGGCGTTAGAAATTTGATTTTTGCTACGCTATTTTTTGCCGTTTTATCTACGATTATACCTAGCGACTCGCACTCTTTTTGTAGTAGTTTGGCTGCCTGAGCACCGTCCATATAGCCAAACTCTACCTTCATATCAAAGCGCCTAATGCTAGCACTATCCAAACCTTCCATCAAATTCGTCGTGGCGATAAACACCCCATCAAAGCCCTCCATCTGCACTAGCATTTCATTTACCTGCGTTATCTCCCAGCTCCTTATAGCCTCATTCCTATCTTGCAAAAAGCTATCTATCTCGTCAAATACCAGCACGGCGTTTTGATCTTTGGCTTCTTTAAAAGCGTTTGCGATATTTTTCTCCGTGTTGCCCACGTAGCAGTCGATGAGATCGCTTGCTTTTTTGATGATTAGCTCGCTTTTTAGGCTTTTGGCGATAAATTTGGCATACGCGCTCTTGCCCGTGCCGGCCGGACCATAGAGGCAAAGCCTAGCATTTTTGCTCTCTTTTATGCCTTTTGCCAGTTCTTTTAAATTTGCGCTTGCGTTTATCAAACTCACGTCGTAGTTTTGCGGCAAATTTATCTCCTTGTTTTTATCTTTCTTGCCTTTCTTTTTAGCGGTAACGAAACCTTGCGCTTTTAGGCTACTTTTTATCAAATTTCTAAACGTTTTGTCTTTATTTTCACAGCTTAAATTTGAAATGACTTTTGTCGCGCCAGATATTAGCGCGGGCGTGATAGCTCTGTTTTTAGCTAACTTTTTGAGCAATTCCTCGCTTAATTGGCCGTTTGTGTAGCGTTTTAGTATTTCTAGTCGTTTAAATTTGGGCGGGATTTTAAACTCTATAACCATGTCAAAACGCCTGATATAGGCGTTATCTATCTCGTCTATATCGTTGGTTATCCAAAACGTCGGCACGCTGTTGCTCTCTAAAGTCGAGTTAAATAACGCCTTGGACATCCTTTCTGTACTTTTAAAAACATCCTCTATCTCGTCAAACATTATGATGTCGCACTCTTTATTTAAAACCTTGTCCGCAGTTTTTAGCGATAAAAATCGCTTTTCACCGCTATAGTTATCGTCTGTATATCGGCTTTTTGAGGCTATTTCGTAAAGATTTCTATTTAGCTCGGCGGCTATCATTTTGACAAACTCGGTTTTACCGGTGCCAGGAATTCCGTAAAGCAAAATATTTACGCCCTTATCCGCCTTTAAAATATGACTTTTTATAGCGGCTTCGTCTACTTTTATATGCCTAAAATCATCAAATTTGAGCGAAGATCTGCCGGCTTTAAAAAACGTCGATCTAAAAACCTCTAAAATGTCGCCCTGCCTGTTTAACATATCTGTGCTAAAGTAGATGTAAAAAAACTTAAATACGCAATCAAGCCTGATATCTTGCCTCTCGTTCATTTCTAGAATATTGCTTTGTCTTAGCTTTGATTCCGGGCGTAACTTTTCTTTTACGTCAGTAGCAGGTACGCCTATGATATAGCCCAAAACCTCGTAAAAAGCGATAATGTGCATATCTCCCAGATACCTACAAATGTCTTGGAGAGCTGCAAATTCATTTACGATTACGGCAAATTCTATGATTTTTCTGTCTACTTCATCTAAATTTAGCACCGCACACAAAGCATCCAAATTTCTATCTAAAGTCTCAATGCTGGTTATTTTTGATTTTTCAAGTTCGGCATGGAGATTTTTGAACCTGATTTTTGCTTCTGCCACAGATTCACCCTCTTGCAAGATGCCGTCGAACTTTTGAAAAAAACTATCTGGCATGCCGAATTTTTCGATCGCTCTTAGCGCCCAAAGTTTGATTTTATTTTCGATCTGGGGCGGTAGTAAAATATCATCCATAGCGACTCCTTTTTTTGGATGATTTTACTTGCATTTTAGGACATTTTGCGGTCCAAATTTGATAAATTTGGTTGCCGCTCTGTGGTTAAATTTCTATAATATTAAGCCCTAGGCTTGAGTTATATATCTTGCAGTTGCCGATTTTATCGACTCTTGATAGCGGATCATGCACGTGCCCGCAAAGGATGATTTTTGC
Above is a window of Campylobacter showae DNA encoding:
- a CDS encoding AAA family ATPase; amino-acid sequence: MDDILLPPQIENKIKLWALRAIEKFGMPDSFFQKFDGILQEGESVAEAKIRFKNLHAELEKSKITSIETLDRNLDALCAVLNLDEVDRKIIEFAVIVNEFAALQDICRYLGDMHIIAFYEVLGYIIGVPATDVKEKLRPESKLRQSNILEMNERQDIRLDCVFKFFYIYFSTDMLNRQGDILEVFRSTFFKAGRSSLKFDDFRHIKVDEAAIKSHILKADKGVNILLYGIPGTGKTEFVKMIAAELNRNLYEIASKSRYTDDNYSGEKRFLSLKTADKVLNKECDIIMFDEIEDVFKSTERMSKALFNSTLESNSVPTFWITNDIDEIDNAYIRRFDMVIEFKIPPKFKRLEILKRYTNGQLSEELLKKLAKNRAITPALISGATKVISNLSCENKDKTFRNLIKSSLKAQGFVTAKKKGKKDKNKEINLPQNYDVSLINASANLKELAKGIKESKNARLCLYGPAGTGKSAYAKFIAKSLKSELIIKKASDLIDCYVGNTEKNIANAFKEAKDQNAVLVFDEIDSFLQDRNEAIRSWEITQVNEMLVQMEGFDGVFIATTNLMEGLDSASIRRFDMKVEFGYMDGAQAAKLLQKECESLGIIVDKTAKNSVAKIKFLTPGDFATVARSAKFSPILSAGEFIDRLNEEIKHKNIENNGRIAGFKG
- a CDS encoding PD-(D/E)XK nuclease family protein encodes the protein MNDFCDRDKVNNFFNGMDKYVQKEIENSRRNESDRSDYNIFLALHKNSDEVKHTRFIHSLLDPNGYHYLGNEFLRKFLEACNIDDFDISSVEVNKEEGNQEYGYMDLCIKNGKKCIIVENKIYARDQNKQMEGYIGYVCNECKYELKDIIFVYLSLDRESVSDNSKGDYKNNAIKYIYYSKEIINWLRNCLKSKITASLKFSIERYIDVINSIYGKHTYVKDEASYRYIEKHYNKAVEIYKNHNNLDDSVIKELISTIEATTNRIIDGFMNYLSSEFKKFRRDDLVAISNINRKYRKNNTWLEIYDEAWCDDKNPQDEKFILFVVFNIDNQLFVGIDTHKNMYRKGLKWQEIWSMINPKDVSYGKKNFLLYEKLKINENVILDVKEDFAKAILKKEISASELSKSIKRFVDKHKDTIIKINNNKKDKFWKMIGE